The proteins below come from a single Arthrobacter caoxuetaonis genomic window:
- a CDS encoding Clp protease N-terminal domain-containing protein encodes MFDRFTHGAKRVVVLAQEEARMLDHNYIGTEHLLLAVLHEGTGTGARTLGNHGVTIEGARAAIVEMIGRGIIPPSGHIPFTPRARKALDQALKESLVLESNSITEDHILLGVLRGSGIGVAVQILQKLGAVKDTMLGEIEGHLTSAGPTEEDAGTPVAEALTAFQRALGADLDVPYSELKNAMTEALRAAQLAAVGLTRAA; translated from the coding sequence ATGTTCGACCGCTTCACCCACGGAGCCAAACGCGTCGTCGTCCTCGCCCAGGAAGAGGCACGGATGCTGGACCACAACTACATCGGCACCGAGCACCTGCTGCTGGCCGTCCTGCACGAAGGAACCGGCACCGGGGCCCGCACACTCGGAAACCACGGTGTAACCATTGAGGGCGCACGCGCCGCCATCGTGGAAATGATCGGCCGCGGCATCATCCCGCCGAGCGGACACATCCCCTTCACACCCCGGGCCCGCAAGGCACTGGACCAGGCACTGAAGGAATCTCTCGTGCTGGAATCCAACAGCATCACCGAAGACCACATCCTGCTCGGAGTACTGCGGGGATCCGGCATAGGCGTTGCCGTCCAGATCCTGCAGAAGCTCGGCGCAGTGAAGGACACGATGCTGGGTGAGATCGAAGGGCATCTCACGTCCGCCGGACCCACGGAGGAGGACGCCGGCACGCCCGTCGCCGAAGCCCTGACTGCGTTCCAGCGCGCGCTCGGCGCAGATCTGGACGTCCCGTACTCCGAGCTGAAAAACGCCATGACCGAAGCCCTGCGCGCCGCCCAGCTCGCCGCAGTCGGACTGACCCGCGCGGCCTAA
- a CDS encoding GatB/YqeY domain-containing protein: MTFHLKSSGMAALADAVNELSKPGRIPGEPTLDRPDGGLKTKVKTMSPKEKLQADDTARIYTEAGEESRAAAEIAEAVIIEAYLPKPLERADVEKIVASVIAVLEGDGAQMNMRSMGAVMKAVTAKVAGRFDGKAVSDIVRAALS, from the coding sequence GTGACCTTCCATCTGAAATCATCAGGCATGGCCGCCCTGGCCGATGCCGTCAACGAACTGAGCAAGCCCGGCCGGATCCCCGGCGAGCCCACCCTGGACCGCCCCGACGGCGGACTGAAAACGAAAGTGAAGACCATGTCCCCGAAAGAGAAGCTGCAGGCTGACGACACCGCCCGCATCTACACCGAAGCCGGGGAGGAATCCCGTGCGGCAGCCGAGATCGCAGAGGCTGTCATTATCGAGGCATACCTGCCCAAGCCGCTGGAACGCGCTGACGTCGAGAAGATCGTCGCCAGTGTCATCGCCGTACTGGAAGGCGACGGTGCACAGATGAACATGCGCTCCATGGGCGCCGTCATGAAGGCCGTCACCGCCAAGGTGGCCGGCCGGTTCGATGGCAAGGCCGTCAGCGACATCGTCCGCGCCGCCCTGTCCTAG
- a CDS encoding AI-2E family transporter, whose translation MHSPAPVSPPDPNHATDNDRRNPWDGRLGRAGHRSAQILLLLLLAGTVVYGLLQLTLVVIPLLLALILAAAIAPLVGRLRTRGWPRALATGVSFLLLLGVSGGLVTGIVFAIRGEWDNLAGQASAGFDKLYAFVEDGPVPVDPDMIQNARSAATDFATSSAAGSGALAGISAATSFITGFALMAVVLFFFLKDGDRIWAFLLRWFKGERLEKMRLTGTRTMEVLGAYVRGTAIVAAVDAICIGASLFILQVPLALPLSVIVFVGSFIPLVGATAAGALAALIALVANGPVVALIVVIVIVVVNQLEGNLLQPVVMGRSLNIHALVILLALTVGTILAGIVGAILSVPITAVAWAVLKVWTGEDTGEPVPAAPAVDSREEEVPAL comes from the coding sequence ATGCACTCACCTGCCCCGGTAAGTCCGCCGGACCCGAACCACGCCACTGACAACGACCGCAGGAATCCCTGGGACGGCAGGCTGGGGCGCGCCGGTCACCGCTCCGCCCAGATCCTTCTCCTGCTTCTGTTGGCCGGCACGGTCGTTTACGGTCTCCTTCAGCTGACCCTGGTGGTCATCCCGCTTCTGCTGGCGCTGATCCTGGCCGCAGCGATTGCACCTCTCGTGGGACGGCTCCGCACCAGGGGCTGGCCGCGCGCACTCGCAACGGGAGTCTCCTTCCTGCTCCTGCTGGGCGTATCGGGCGGCCTGGTCACCGGGATCGTCTTCGCCATCCGGGGTGAATGGGACAACCTTGCAGGACAGGCCTCGGCCGGGTTCGACAAGCTCTACGCCTTCGTCGAAGACGGGCCTGTTCCGGTGGACCCGGACATGATTCAGAACGCCAGGAGCGCAGCCACAGATTTCGCCACGAGCAGTGCGGCCGGAAGCGGAGCCCTGGCCGGAATCAGTGCGGCCACCTCGTTCATCACCGGGTTCGCGCTGATGGCTGTGGTCCTCTTCTTCTTCCTGAAGGACGGGGACCGGATCTGGGCATTCCTGCTGCGCTGGTTCAAGGGCGAACGCTTGGAGAAGATGCGCCTCACGGGCACCCGCACCATGGAAGTCCTGGGCGCCTACGTCCGCGGTACCGCCATCGTCGCAGCCGTGGATGCCATCTGCATCGGAGCTTCCCTGTTCATCCTGCAGGTACCTCTGGCGCTGCCGCTGTCCGTGATCGTCTTCGTCGGCTCCTTCATCCCGCTGGTGGGTGCCACTGCCGCCGGAGCGCTGGCCGCACTGATTGCCCTGGTCGCCAACGGGCCGGTCGTCGCCCTGATCGTCGTCATCGTCATCGTTGTCGTCAACCAGCTGGAGGGGAACCTGCTGCAGCCGGTAGTGATGGGCAGGTCCCTGAACATCCACGCCCTGGTCATCCTCCTCGCCCTGACCGTCGGCACCATCCTGGCCGGCATCGTCGGGGCCATACTCTCCGTGCCGATCACGGCGGTGGCATGGGCAGTCCTGAAGGTCTGGACCGGAGAAGACACCGGGGAACCCGTTCCCGCAGCACCCGCCGTTGACTCCCGGGAAGAGGAAGTACCGGCCCTCTAG